From a region of the Acidobacteriota bacterium genome:
- a CDS encoding FRG domain-containing protein codes for MDLDSEKSTAAQFHDEHQDSASVRLKTDNKGDYLHMKDPVVLATLIAFCSGDGHRIFLRGCRRDFPKCLPSIFRDKDESCSDPEKRWSAYKCILKKLRTQFDGTRWDEEDLGAVLQHYGIKTPWLDVVQNIHTAVWFATHKLDARNSSHRVVKPTTNEHGWIYLYVDRRAGRKLNVVDLRAAHSSQHTRPHVQQGLSLAMQGDPNDDGEFRLTADQDFITYQVARVRFPAQSRAGSCEVTCSHRSFCFHHPSTTTP; via the coding sequence GTGGACCTAGACTCCGAGAAAAGCACCGCGGCGCAGTTCCACGACGAGCATCAGGACTCAGCGTCAGTTCGTCTGAAGACGGACAACAAAGGGGATTACTTGCACATGAAGGACCCCGTTGTGCTGGCAACGCTCATCGCCTTTTGCAGCGGCGACGGCCATCGCATCTTCCTTCGCGGTTGTCGCCGGGATTTCCCGAAGTGCTTGCCCTCCATCTTTCGAGACAAGGACGAATCTTGCAGCGATCCAGAGAAACGTTGGTCTGCCTACAAGTGCATCTTGAAGAAACTAAGGACACAGTTCGATGGAACACGGTGGGACGAGGAGGACTTGGGAGCAGTCCTTCAACACTACGGAATCAAAACTCCGTGGCTCGACGTCGTCCAGAATATCCATACCGCGGTCTGGTTCGCCACGCACAAGCTCGACGCCCGTAACTCTTCCCACCGCGTGGTTAAGCCAACTACGAACGAACACGGATGGATCTACCTGTACGTAGATCGTCGTGCCGGGCGAAAGCTGAACGTCGTTGACCTCCGGGCGGCGCACTCCTCGCAACATACTCGGCCGCACGTACAGCAGGGTCTATCGCTTGCGATGCAGGGCGACCCGAACGACGACGGTGAGTTTCGCCTTACGGCCGACCAAGACTTCATCACATACCAAGTCGCTCGGGTCCGATTCCCCGCGCAGTCAAGAGCTGGAAGCTGCGAGGTCACATGTTCTCATCGCAGTTTCTGTTTCCACCACCCGAGTACGACGACTCCCTGA
- a CDS encoding molybdopterin molybdotransferase MoeA: MRPIRSTIPIDEALAIVEGAARPIERTERVGLAEASGRVLASAIVSGRDVPPFDRAAMDGYAVRAADTAGAGPDSPTTFRLIETVHTGRLPSREVIAGGCTEIATGAPMPDGADAVVIVEETERDGETIRVYTSVEERQHVGRRGADIRSGQALLEPGDFLTPSRVGSIAALGVAEVDVYDRPRVGLLSTGDEIVEPGEPLAPGQIYDVNRYTMASVIAAHGGRATIHPITGDSVAALGAAVEAIIDAGADILVFSGGSSVGERDLTLDVMRERGEVLFHGIAVKPGKPTAFGRIGATPVFGMPGYPTSCLSNAYLLLLPFLRRTARLRPHEARTVRAPAAHRFASPANRHQFYTVRLVDGAAVGAFKASGDITSMSQADGYIEIPIGVGAIDAGTTVDVTLF; encoded by the coding sequence ATGCGGCCCATACGGTCGACCATCCCGATCGATGAGGCGCTCGCGATCGTCGAAGGCGCGGCGCGTCCGATCGAGCGGACAGAGCGCGTCGGCCTCGCGGAGGCGTCCGGACGGGTGCTGGCGTCGGCCATCGTTTCCGGGCGCGACGTCCCGCCGTTCGATCGGGCCGCGATGGACGGCTACGCGGTCCGCGCGGCCGACACGGCCGGCGCCGGGCCCGACAGCCCGACAACGTTCCGCCTGATCGAGACCGTCCATACCGGCCGCCTACCTTCCCGCGAGGTGATCGCGGGCGGCTGCACGGAGATCGCGACCGGCGCGCCGATGCCCGATGGAGCCGACGCGGTCGTCATCGTGGAGGAGACCGAACGGGACGGCGAGACGATCCGGGTGTACACCTCGGTGGAGGAGCGACAGCACGTCGGCCGCAGGGGCGCGGACATCCGGTCGGGGCAGGCGCTGCTCGAGCCGGGTGACTTCCTGACGCCCAGCCGGGTCGGATCGATTGCCGCCCTCGGCGTGGCCGAAGTGGACGTGTACGACCGGCCGCGCGTCGGGCTGCTCTCGACCGGCGACGAGATCGTCGAGCCCGGCGAGCCTCTGGCGCCGGGGCAGATCTACGACGTCAACCGGTACACGATGGCGTCGGTCATCGCCGCGCACGGCGGCAGGGCGACTATCCACCCCATCACGGGGGATTCCGTTGCGGCACTCGGTGCGGCGGTCGAGGCGATCATCGACGCCGGCGCCGACATCCTGGTTTTTTCCGGCGGCAGCTCGGTGGGAGAGCGCGACCTGACCCTCGACGTGATGCGCGAGCGTGGAGAAGTGCTGTTCCACGGCATCGCGGTCAAGCCGGGGAAGCCAACCGCGTTCGGACGGATCGGCGCAACGCCGGTATTCGGCATGCCGGGCTATCCCACCTCGTGCCTGTCGAACGCCTACCTCCTCCTCCTGCCGTTCCTGCGGCGCACCGCGCGGCTGCGCCCCCACGAAGCGCGGACGGTGCGGGCGCCCGCCGCGCATCGGTTCGCTTCGCCGGCGAACCGGCATCAGTTCTACACCGTGCGCCTCGTTGACGGCGCAGCGGTCGGCGCCTTCAAGGCGTCCGGGGACATCACCAGCATGTCGCAGGCGGACGGCTACATCGAGATCCCGATCGGCGTCGGCGCCATCGACGCGGGCACTACGGTCGACGTGACGCTGTTCTGA
- a CDS encoding MogA/MoaB family molybdenum cofactor biosynthesis protein has protein sequence MSHTEHRAESPSTTHCFVLTVSDTRTPETDRGGDTIVELLKADGHVVAGRTIVPDEPDRVRETLRAAIDAPDVDVAITTGGTGITQRDGTYEVVTGLLDKRLDGFGELFRALSYEEIGPAAMLSRATGGLAGRTIVLSLPGSPNAVRLAMTKLILPELGHLVREARR, from the coding sequence ATGAGCCACACCGAACACCGCGCCGAATCACCGAGCACGACGCACTGCTTCGTGCTGACGGTCAGCGACACCCGAACGCCGGAGACGGACCGCGGCGGCGATACGATCGTCGAGCTGCTGAAGGCGGACGGGCACGTGGTGGCGGGACGGACGATCGTGCCGGACGAGCCGGACCGCGTCCGCGAGACCCTGCGCGCCGCGATCGACGCGCCCGACGTCGACGTGGCAATCACGACCGGGGGCACCGGCATCACCCAGCGCGACGGGACCTACGAGGTGGTGACGGGTCTGCTCGACAAGCGGCTGGATGGTTTCGGCGAGCTGTTCCGCGCGCTCAGTTACGAGGAGATCGGGCCGGCGGCGATGTTGTCCCGCGCGACCGGCGGACTGGCCGGTCGGACCATCGTGCTGAGCCTCCCGGGGTCGCCGAACGCCGTCCGGCTTGCGATGACGAAGCTGATCCTGCCGGAGCTGGGGCACCTGGTGCGCGAGGCGCGGCGGTGA